TGGTCTTTCCAATCAGAACGTTCAGCAGAATGGCCTTTCCCTCTCTGCACTCCTTTTGCGCCTTTTTAATGATGTCATCAAGTTGCGACTCATCCTCTCGGCCAATCAGGTAACCTTTGCCCCCATAACCGTCGGCTACAATATGATAATCTGCAAGTAGGAAATGGAACAGAACAGCACATGATGCAACTCATCATTATGAATGTTCAACATACAATATTTTACTTTAGAAAAGAGCTTGATcataatatgaaacatttttgttGATCGGAAGACAACATTTTACTGCAGATTCTAAACATAGCATTGACATTTAAACATGCAGTAAAAACCATTTAATGACGGTGCCAAAGCCTCTCACCTGTAAAGGCAAGACCGCAGGCTACGTTGCTCCCGAGCATAGGCACTTGTTCTCTGGAGATCTGACTCCAGCATGCATCATTTCCCACCAGAGCGATCACTGGGATCTGACGTGAGACGACAAGGGAGTCAATACAAGTTTTCGAGAGAAAAGCAGGTGGAAGCCACAGCGAGGATGTTTTTGAAGCCATATTCCAGCATCAGTTTCCACCAAAAATATTCAAGTTGGTTataacaaacaaagttacagtatacattttgttcttcagaacacaaatgaaaatatttataatattctctTATTTTATcattccctccattgaaagtttCAATGGACTTTCAGTGCAAGAAATCTCTTAGTTTAGTAATTTCAGGCATCTTCATTTATAATTTGGATGACCTAGACGAGGTaagcatttttacaaaaaacacatttttgaataCATTCTGAACATGATGCTGTAAAAGTTGCAATCAGTGGCTTAAAGGCTTGTTACGTTTGTTAAAGTTGCTAACCTTGTGACGTGTGAAGGTATCAAATTCAGCCACGCTATATCCGAGGGAACCATCGCCGTAAACGATCCATACCTGTCAACAAGATATTGGCTGTTTTTCACCCCAATAATGTGACTAGGGTTGAATTGTGACTAAATTGGTgctctgaagaaagaaaaaaaaatatttgacgcTGAGATTAAGACCTTACCTCAGACTCAGGTCGACAAAGCTTTGCTCCAAGAGCAAACCCTCCACCAACACCCAGAGTCCCAAAGGCCCCTGGTGCAAAGACAAGCCACAAGCCATGATGAACACAAACACTTTGAGTGGATTTGTCAGAGCTAGAAATTGTTGTGGAATTAGATTTGTACCAAAACTAAATTTGACTTTTCAAGAAATTTCCAAAACTATAATAACACTCTGAAAATGTAAATACTGAAACatgttattcaaataaaatggcaaaatcatGTATTATGAATATGCTGCCACAATTCTAGTACACTtggaagtagggctgcacgatgtgtcgtttaagcatcaatatcgcgatgtacgaatccacaatagtcacatcgcaggatgtgcgacaTAGACTgttgtagttgatccgttattcattagcTGTATGGGCCAGAGAGCGCGAGCacgggtgagagagagagagagagagagagagagagagagagagagcgcgagcgccCGGCCAGCGACACACTAGATGCGTGGtgcaagcatctcagctgcgtggcatgtccgtttttaattaggctcccatgttaacagacgcctatttttcacgtgacACGAAAGCGGGCTGGAagcatttccaggcaaaatagaataggaaaatatgtttatatgtcattttgtacagagatacatattaattcatgacacttagatgtttgaaagtctataggttgacatatattcagatataaatgtaatttaaaaaagaaattaaaaatgatcgattttcaaatattgcacctgtcaccggCCTGTCTTCTCTCTCCCTcgcatttaaagcatttaaaatgagaatgtaatgctcaccccatttttgtttgtaagaaaaaattagatttcatatcgcaatatatatcgcagaaaaattaaatattgcaatgtaattttttcccaatatcgtgcagccctacttggAAGTTTTTATGCTCTGCAACGTAATGCACCATAATGGCACAAAAAATGTGGGCGGACTTAACAGCAGTCTACTCTCATTCGCTAGTGAGATTTGAATGGATAGCACCCTGACCTGAAAGTAGAGACTTAAGTGGTGCGAATTATGGAAAGTGATCTGAATGTggttctcttttcttttttagtgGAACTGATTGTTTGTGTATTAGTAATTAATATTTAAGGTTTGGGTAGTCTTATACGTATAACTACTTTTTCGAAAAGTCGTCATCAGCATCATCTCCCTTCACAGCCGGACACTAAAAGGAACACTCCCTATTTTttaaaataggctcattttccaactcccctagagttaaacagttcaGTTTTACAATTTTCGAAACCATTCAGCCGATCTTCGGGTCTagcagtagcacttttagctcagcttagcatagatcattgaatctgattagaccgctAGCATCTCGCTCATAAATGACCAaggagtttctatatttttcctatttaaaatcgAACTCTTCTGTAGTTATAATATGTACTAAGACCGACGGAAAATTTTAAAGTGTCGGAGACGtgaattaaaattttattgaTTTACAGAGGTAAATGAAGTCACAGTTGTTCGTGTCTAAAGGCGCTGCACAGCTCAAATCAGTGttccgaagtgaggtaaacttcatcagatttcccctgctcagggaatAGGGAGCAATGaccactgtgtagggaccatgtcaatgggaacacagttcatgcacagagctagcttctaatgagctgattatctgaatcaggttcGTTAACAAAGAAAGACATACaatatgtgcagagcagtggggcacGAGGACTGGAAATGAGAACCGCTGCTgtaactacacaaactagctggggactattttagGCACTGCATAATATCACtgtgcctgctgcacccatggtaagCTTAAAGTGTTTTcaccagacccagagatcggctgaaaGAATTCGAAAACAGTAGGAGGGATGGAAAATTTGccttttttcaaaaatagtggaatGTTCCTTTAAGGCAGCTAAATTAAGTTAATGTAAGATGATcgataaaatctatttaaaaaaatcagtgtaaCATTTATGTCTTTCTTTAACCCATTCAATAAACTATATTTCTAAAAACTACCTATACCGAATTGTAACTTGATcttatatatattagatataataCTTTAGTTTTAAACCCAGCTCAAAAATGATTATTTCTTtatgattttcaaataaataaatcagatgttcacatttactttttttttttacaagcacttTTACACTTTTGTTATAAACGGTTTATAAAATATCCTCCCCTAAAGagatatatttttactatataggttttaaatgaataaaatggatAAGTGTGTGtaatgcatgtacagtatgtgtgcggGTATGTATTTTCAAAGAAGCCTGAGTCAGCTTAGAActgtgaacatttaaaaaaaaaaatcttccataAGAGTTCAGAATTAATAGAGGATGATTCTATTCTATGGATAATTCTATTCTGTAGAATCAGAATTTTTTTGTGGATtcttttaaagttgttcaaatgttCACAGTCTACAGACTTAACACTGGTTTCGTGTGTGACGGCTAACCTGGGTCCAGCCAGCGGATCGGGCCCCGTGGTCTCATGATATATGCAGCGCTGCCGACAAAATCACCCCCATCGGCCACTATGATGCTGTCCTCAGCCAAGAGCTCATCCACACGATGCAAAACACTCAGAGGGTTCAAATGCCTCTCTGTCTTCTCATCCGCTTTTGCTCTGAAGGCAAACATGGGCATTATGAGAAACTAAACCGGTAGAAGACATTAAACGTAGCCAAAAGAATATGGACAGACATCGCTTCTAATTAACAGGAGGGACTGAGAATCCAAGCAGGAGAGGTAAGATCACCTGTTAGCTTTCTCTTTGATTGCATCTCCCTCTTTCAGGCTCCTAGGCCATTCCTCTGGACATCTGTGTCCTTTCAGGGCTTTTGAGAGACGCAGGAGGAAAGAACCAGCATCGCCTAAATAAGTTGGGAAAGGAAACCTTGTTAAATAACAGGATACATGATATAGTTTCATTTTAGTGAATTAGTTGATTCACTGGTTACAGAGATATTGGTATTAaggtatatgcttttatttagtgTTTCTTTAGTGTTAAAAGGTCACACTAAAGGGAGTTAATCTCTCCAATAGGAAAACACTTTGTTTGAAGTCCTaccattatttaaatgaaatagctGATGTCACCATTTTATACATTTGCATTATGTCTGCACACTATTTACTAGTTATAAGTGCTTTTCAGAAAGGTGGGCTTTGAAAGGACCGAAAGTAAAACAGAGCATTTCAGGAAGAGAGTGAAAAGAGCACAGTGTGAGAAACATAAtgtattttgttaactttaaattatgtaaatgtattctaGCAGACCCCAAAATATTACGATCTTGTAAATTAGTATAATATGAgcaatttaatgtaaatgtatttgctcCACTTTTTGTGCAAATCTGCTAACtgtgaaaataaattttaatctCCATATgttatagttacatttttatgttttttaaatatattatttaaaagaaaaatttagtTGTTCACCTTGAATAGCCACTGTTGGCTTCCAGAACATGTCTGAGTTCTTCAGTAACTGACTCCTGTCTCTGTTGACGGCGATGATTTTGCTCCGTCTGTTCAGTACTCTTCCGTAACTCAGTCTGAAATCACACACTGTGCCTATGCACCAAACCAAACACATTCAGGAACAAGAACTAATAAACTAAGCAATCTAAATAGGGTCTTTGCACCgtggtgctcgggccctaactaTGCAAAACCCAGGGTCCTGCACATATCCCAGTGGCGATGTTGCCCACCTGCCAGCAGCACAAGGTCAGCCTCTTTCAAGGCATCTCTCCTGTTCTGTCTAATGTGCAGTGGACTGTTCTTTCCCAGCATCCCTCGGGACATTCCACCCAGGAAGCAGGGAATGCCTAAAGATTCTAAGGCCTTTCTGTAACAGAAAcatagaaggaaaaaaaaatctaaaaattgacTTCAGTCATAGGTTCTGGGTGCTTTTGATCAATGATGTAAATCAGTGGTTGTTGTTGGTTTGGACTTAGAATCCAAATGTATTGGCTGATCAATGTAATCTTTATATACAGTCCCAAAATTCTGGACACACATACTCAATTTATGTTTCATAGGatcttttaaatgattttgatCAAATGCAATTTGTAAATAACTTTTACACAGATGTGCCTGTGCATTTAcagaaacaacattaaaaaatgaatggaTAAAATGGACAGTGGAAGGTGAAGTCACCATACATAATTTTTCATTACAGTTTTAAAGCGTCCCAGGACTGGTTTCATGAATCTGGATAAAATATTGTGAGTGATACTAAAGAAGAAGAAACATGGATGGTATTGATGCATTTAGAATTTTTGTTCACTACAAAATTCTTATTCTTCACACTTTATCTCATACGTTGAGCAGGTGTGCCCACATTTTTGACTGGCAATGTATGGATTAATGTAATATGTCAGCATTACTGTAATTTACAGGAGGTGTTGTAGTGAGTAAATCTGGACTAGTGACCCAAAGGTCAGCATTTTACAGACCTGACAATGTGACCCGTGAACTGTTCAATGAACATCTGAAGAGAAGGCTACTCAGTTTACCTGACATCATCTGATGGTGTAGGGGGCAATGTCGCCTGACTGCCTAACAGTATGACGGGTTTCTTGGCTCTGCTCACCAATTCCACACACCTTTGGACCTGGAAAGAGTAAAGGGTGAAGAGCCACTCAAGTGCAATGTGATCTTATCTTCTGTATTTGGTGCAGAAgtcaacatttcaacatttcccCTTTAGATTTCTTGAGGTTTCTTTACTGGGGTCGGTTGCATAAAATATTTAGACTACTCTTACAAGTTAGTGATCTATCTAGTTTATGTTATGTGTTAGATTGAgacttgatgatgatgatgatgatgatgataaaatagTGTCATTATCATTAACATGATCAGTTGCATCTACTGTCTACCTTCCAATACTTTATATGCCAAAACAGGGTAGAGAAGTTTCACCTCATCCTCTGTGGCGTGTGGGATGTGAACAGGAAGTGGGGACAGATCACATGTCTCCCATGCTCCAGCAAACAAGTTTGATAAATGATTCTGGAGATACCTATAGGATGACAAGAATGACAGCTGTTTCAGTCATGCTAAagaaagttattaaaaaacaTCATTTGTCATTTAATAACAACATCAAGTGCAGGAATAACAGTATGTGAATAGAAGGGTTGTGACGGAGAGGAAATTTAATTAACGTGTGGCAATACCGGTAATAATGGTATCACTGTGGGGTCGAGTTTGTTGGTTCGTTGTTCTTCCACACTTTCGTTCACTTTTAAACAGTTTCTAAATGCCCGCacgcattttactttcactttagaggCAATTCGGCGTCAGTTGCTTGAAAGGACAACAACAAACTCACTTATATTAAACAGAACTTTTGTTtactaaactaataaaaatacaccatgctctaggcttaatataatataaataacttacacaaagtttaaatgtaaaaaaatattaaataaataaaaataagcaaacactgcgcaaccaaataaataagaaacggAACGTTTATTAGCAAAACGTATAAGAAATTGGAGGCACGGCatatactttaataaataaaaataaataaattacataaagtttaaatacatttaaaaaaaaaacagttaacacTCTGGAACCTTATAAATAAGAAACAACTTACAAAATCACTTTAGAtaaatggcatatatatatatatataaatgattatacCATGCAATGATTCTCCCCATCAGGCCTTTGGGAGTGTTTTTAGGGGCAGACTCTTTCTCCACCACATGGTAAGGGTACAAGGTGTCTATGGGAAACTCTATAAACACTGGGCctgtggaaaagaaaaaaaaaaacactgtagaaTTATACTACAGAATTACAAACAGCACTcatttacatataattatataacttatAAATGCAATTCAATCTGCTCAATGAGATGAAGCAAAAAACATGTACATATGAATGTTTATATGTATGAAATATGTATACATGTACTGCATGAAATTAACTATTTTGACATTGAAACATTCTATTAATATGATTTGTGCAAATctattaatatgattttttgtttttgttggtaACATTATatgaattaaactgaaataataaataaaaacaattattataattatatagaattcaattcatttttatgtttttgctggGTAACATTATATGaattgaatgaaaaaaagaagaaaaataataattatatatatttagtccAATTCATAAAGTTACCCACCAAAAAACTACATTTCCTTGGATTTGCACAAATGTAAGCAGATGTACCTGGTGTGCCAGACTGTGCGATGGCCAAGGCTTTTCTGACAGTGGGAACAATTTCTCTCACGGTCCTCACTGATGCACAGAACTTACAGAGAGGCTTGAAGAGGGACATTTGGTCAATATCTTGAAGTGCACCTCTTCCCTGCAAAGAAACCATCAGACATAATACTGATGACCAGTGAATAAAGAGTATGATGCAGCTGACACCCAACAATTATTACACTGAAATTCAAATCATTAAAAGCCTTTCCACACCAATgacttgaaattgtaataattgtCATAATCATATTTTTCATTGTCTGCAACTTTTGGGTGCTTCCATAAAATGGATATCAAACTTGTTAACTACCAAAGAGTCattcatgtttaattttaaaaatcaaatcctTGCTACCATGTTTCAAGGCTAGTTCCCCGAGAATCACACAGGAGTTGAGATAAAATCCAGTGTTTACACAAGACACAGATACAATTATGAAGAAAGATAAGGCAGTTATAGAAGTACAGTATAAGCCAACCAGAGCAGAGAGCTAACATGAAGGTGACATGCACATGAAGTGCTTGTGACTCACAGTCTGTACAGCACTTCCTGACCTGTAAGAGAGTAGCAGCGGCACCACCAATCAGAAGCAGCGGTGATTCGGCCATCTGAGCGTTCTTCACCGCAGTCACTGTGTTCGTCAGTCCTGGCCCTGCCGTCACCGCAGCCACACCAACTGTACCTACAGCAGCAAAACCAACGATTATCAGCTTCTCCTACTTCTTCTAACACGATGTGTCCACTTTTCTTTCGTTTGATTCAGTCTTACCGGAAAGTCTTGCTACGGCAtcagcagcaaacacagctgt
This sequence is a window from Carassius auratus strain Wakin chromosome 43, ASM336829v1, whole genome shotgun sequence. Protein-coding genes within it:
- the LOC113061758 gene encoding acetolactate synthase-like protein, with translation MDITVVLSCSLGAVLGAVILASYKLGLLYQLFHKTETQSPRHGGESVAEVLRAHGVKFVFTLVGGHISPILVACEKLGIRIVDTRHEATAVFAADAVARLSGTVGVAAVTAGPGLTNTVTAVKNAQMAESPLLLIGGAAATLLQGRGALQDIDQMSLFKPLCKFCASVRTVREIVPTVRKALAIAQSGTPGPVFIEFPIDTLYPYHVVEKESAPKNTPKGLMGRIIAWYLQNHLSNLFAGAWETCDLSPLPVHIPHATEDEVQRCVELVSRAKKPVILLGSQATLPPTPSDDVRKALESLGIPCFLGGMSRGMLGKNSPLHIRQNRRDALKEADLVLLAGTVCDFRLSYGRVLNRRSKIIAVNRDRSQLLKNSDMFWKPTVAIQGDAGSFLLRLSKALKGHRCPEEWPRSLKEGDAIKEKANRAKADEKTERHLNPLSVLHRVDELLAEDSIIVADGGDFVGSAAYIMRPRGPIRWLDPGAFGTLGVGGGFALGAKLCRPESEVWIVYGDGSLGYSVAEFDTFTRHKIPVIALVGNDACWSQISREQVPMLGSNVACGLAFTDYHIVADGYGGKGYLIGREDESQLDDIIKKAQKECREGKAILLNVLIGKTSFREGSISV